One segment of Panicum virgatum strain AP13 chromosome 3K, P.virgatum_v5, whole genome shotgun sequence DNA contains the following:
- the LOC120697248 gene encoding WAT1-related protein At5g47470-like, producing the protein MPQQGGGRLVVEDVVIVGGLLLVQCVLAGYVVFVDQLMSLGAHPLAVIAVAGAAFAAFFLPLAVALERKRWPSKVSWTLVAQLVLIALGGTTVFQELMLLGIKKTTPAVASAMPNLSPGLIFVIAACFRLEKFDKGCKYTQAKMFGTLVCLVGAIAMSLLQQTSPSSPAAAGGGWILGCSYLVGAVVVLSLVTVLQAATLGGGFPAPLTMCCVTSAMGAAFTAALQVVVEGKLDMGSPKIDATLVAGIAILGGVLSGACIAFQTWCLGKKGPLFVSVFGPVQTVCSAILSAAILRQTLSRGSLAGILLMFTGLYLVLWAKRNEYETLPPHPQQQHAHAGDLEKAPLLS; encoded by the exons ATGCCACAGCAAGGAGGAGGAAGGTTGGTGGTGGAGGACGTGGTCATCGTCGGCGGGCTCCTGCTTGTGCAATGCGTCCTCGCCGGCTACGTCGTGTTCGTGGACCAGCTGATGAGCCTGGGCGCCCACCCGCTGGCcgtcatcgccgtcgccggcgccgccttcgcTGCTTTCTTCCTCCCCTTGGCCGTCGCGCTCGAGAG GAAGCGATGGCCTTCCAAGGTTTCCTGGACTTTGGTGGCGCAGCTTGTGCTCATCGCTCTTGGAGG GACAACTGTGTTCCAAGAACTGATGCTGCTGGGGATAAAGAAGACGACGCCGGCAGTGGCTTCAGCCATGCCCAACCTCAGCCCTGGCCTCATCTTCGTCATCGCCGCTTGCTTCAG GCTGGAGAAGTTCGACAAGGGTTGCAAGTACACGCAGGCCAAGATGTTTGGGACGCTGGTGTGCCTGGTAGGAGCAATTGCCATGAGCCTCCTGCAGCAGACgtctccctcctctccggcggcagcgggcggcggctggaTTCTGGGCTGCTCCTACCTGGTCGGCGCGGTCGTCGTCCTGTCTCTCGTCACCGTGCTACAGGCGGCGACGCTGGGAGGCGGCTTCCCCGCGCCGCTGACCATGTGCTGCGTCACGTCCGCCATGGGGGCCGCATTCACCGCCGCCCTGCAGGTGGTCGTCGAGGGCAAGCTGGACATGGGGTCGCCCAAGATCGACGCAACGCTCGTCGCAGGGATCGCCATACTGGGCGGCGTGCTGAGCGGCGCGTGCATCGCGTTCCAGACGTGGTGCCTGGGCAAGAAGGGCCCGCTGTTCGTGTCCGTCTTCGGCCCCGTGCAGACCGTCTGCTCCGCCATCCTCTCCGCCGCGATCCTCCGCCAGACGCTCAGCCGAGGAAGCCTCGCAGGGATCCTGCTCATGTTCACTGGCCTCTACCTTGTGCTCTGGGCAAAGAGGAACGAGTACGAGACTCTCCCACCccatccgcagcagcagcatgcgCATGCTGGTGATCTTGAGAAGGCTCCTCTGCTATCCTGA